Proteins from one Pontibacter korlensis genomic window:
- a CDS encoding UxaA family hydrolase, with protein MITTKQSYLQIHPKDNVLVALQDQEAGTGIYFNGQEFPLRETVQAKHKFTAADFAPGAEVYMYGVLVGKTTCALPAGSLLTTENLKHAAQDFAQRTGQYEWQAPEVSKWKDRTFMGYHRADGQVGTRNYWLVLPLVFCENRNIETLKNAFLKELGYASPDKYQAQVRELADLYRQGKDLREYKPNKPSESAAQHRLFPNVDGVKFIVHDGGCGGTREDADNLCALLAGYCVNPNVAGITVLSLGCQHAQVAILQEKIKERDPDFSKPLLIFEQQQAASESLMLSEAILQTFIGIAEANHCERKPATLDKLVIGVECGGSDGFSGISANPAVGYTADLVAALGGKVVLSEFPELCGVEQELINRCVDEETADRFVRLMREYAARAEAVGSGFDMNPSPGNIRDGLITDAIKSAGAAKKGGTSPVTDVLGYGQYVRKRGLTLLCTPGNDVESTTAMAGAGCNVQLFTTGLGTPTGNPVSPVVKVATNTSLANRLPDIIDLNAGAVISGDKTIEELGEEYLEYIIGLASGEYDTKAMELGQDDFIFWKRGVSL; from the coding sequence ATGATAACAACCAAACAATCCTACCTGCAGATTCACCCGAAAGATAATGTACTGGTTGCCCTTCAGGATCAGGAAGCGGGTACAGGCATATACTTTAACGGACAGGAGTTTCCTTTGCGGGAGACCGTACAGGCCAAACACAAATTTACGGCGGCAGACTTTGCGCCCGGGGCGGAGGTGTATATGTATGGGGTGTTAGTGGGTAAAACCACCTGTGCCTTGCCTGCCGGTAGCCTTCTAACTACCGAAAACCTGAAACACGCAGCGCAGGATTTTGCCCAGCGGACAGGACAGTATGAGTGGCAGGCGCCGGAGGTAAGCAAATGGAAGGATCGCACCTTTATGGGCTACCACCGGGCAGATGGGCAGGTAGGAACACGCAACTATTGGTTGGTTCTGCCCCTGGTATTCTGCGAAAACAGAAACATTGAAACGCTTAAGAATGCTTTCCTGAAGGAGCTAGGCTATGCTTCACCAGACAAGTACCAGGCGCAGGTGCGAGAGCTGGCTGACTTATACCGGCAGGGCAAAGACCTGCGGGAGTATAAACCAAACAAACCCTCTGAGTCTGCTGCACAGCATCGCCTCTTTCCAAATGTAGATGGGGTTAAGTTTATTGTGCATGATGGCGGTTGCGGAGGCACCCGCGAAGATGCAGATAACCTTTGTGCGCTACTGGCTGGCTATTGCGTTAATCCTAACGTGGCTGGCATCACTGTGCTAAGCCTTGGGTGCCAGCATGCGCAGGTAGCCATACTGCAGGAAAAAATAAAGGAACGGGATCCTGATTTCTCAAAGCCACTTTTGATTTTTGAACAGCAGCAAGCTGCCTCTGAATCCCTGATGCTGTCGGAGGCGATTTTGCAGACTTTTATAGGTATAGCCGAGGCTAACCACTGCGAGAGAAAACCCGCCACGCTGGATAAATTGGTAATAGGAGTGGAGTGCGGAGGCTCTGATGGTTTCTCGGGCATCTCAGCAAACCCTGCGGTGGGCTACACAGCCGATTTAGTAGCGGCTTTAGGCGGCAAAGTGGTACTAAGTGAGTTTCCAGAGCTTTGTGGTGTAGAGCAGGAGCTGATTAACCGCTGCGTTGACGAGGAAACCGCCGACCGTTTTGTAAGATTGATGCGGGAGTATGCCGCTCGTGCAGAAGCAGTGGGTTCTGGCTTTGATATGAATCCTTCCCCGGGTAACATCCGGGACGGCCTAATAACGGATGCCATTAAGTCTGCGGGTGCAGCTAAAAAAGGAGGCACCTCTCCTGTAACCGACGTACTGGGCTATGGACAATATGTGCGTAAGCGTGGTTTAACCCTGCTTTGCACACCTGGTAATGATGTGGAAAGCACTACCGCCATGGCCGGGGCAGGCTGTAATGTGCAGCTGTTTACAACCGGCCTGGGCACCCCTACAGGTAACCCTGTCTCCCCGGTTGTGAAAGTTGCCACTAACACTTCTCTAGCTAATCGCCTGCCGGACATTATAGACCTTAACGCCGGTGCTGTTATCAGCGGTGACAAGACCATTGAAGAGCTGGGCGAGGAATACCTGGAATATATAATAGGGCTAGCCAGCGGAGAGTATGACACCAAAGCAATGGAGCTGGGACAGGATGATTTCATCTTCTGGAAAAGAGGCGTTTCCCTGTAG
- a CDS encoding LutC/YkgG family protein — protein sequence MSSREKILSRVKANKPPQVPLPEAVAFFTPPSEQWAALFRQSAEAAGSIVVGVPDMAGIGAYLKDNFVSPERILNTVDGVGFGLEVREAIAEGHHLANLELAVVEGQMGVAENGAIWVTEESVPARVLPFICEHLALVVRQQDIVGTMHEAYDRLNIAATGYGTFIAGPSRTADIEQSLVIGAHGPKRMHVFILDNQHP from the coding sequence ATGAGCAGCCGGGAAAAAATATTATCACGAGTAAAAGCCAACAAGCCGCCTCAGGTGCCTCTTCCAGAAGCTGTAGCCTTTTTTACTCCGCCTTCAGAGCAATGGGCTGCCTTGTTTAGGCAGAGTGCTGAGGCGGCAGGAAGTATAGTAGTTGGAGTGCCGGATATGGCTGGCATAGGAGCTTATTTGAAAGACAACTTTGTTTCTCCTGAGCGAATACTGAACACAGTTGATGGTGTCGGTTTCGGTTTAGAGGTAAGGGAAGCAATTGCGGAAGGACATCACTTAGCCAATTTAGAGCTAGCGGTAGTAGAGGGGCAAATGGGCGTAGCAGAGAACGGTGCAATCTGGGTAACAGAGGAGTCTGTGCCGGCACGTGTTCTGCCCTTCATTTGTGAACATCTGGCCTTGGTAGTGCGGCAACAGGATATTGTAGGCACTATGCATGAGGCATATGACAGGCTGAACATAGCGGCCACAGGCTATGGGACCTTTATTGCGGGGCCATCCAGAACAGCCGATATAGAGCAATCGCTGGTAATAGGAGCTCATGGCCCAAAAAGAATGCACGTATTTATCCTAGACAATCAACACCCATGA